From the genome of Phytohabitans rumicis, one region includes:
- a CDS encoding ATP-binding cassette domain-containing protein, producing MKTSALAAAGLALAVLAEACSIGLLALSGWFIAASAVAGAAGYSAFSYLAPSGGVRAFAVGRIAANYANRVVLHAAALRRISTARIAFYDRAAGSGATAWSGQSLDRVMSDADTTGMALIQAAAPAVCAATMTAGGCLAIVLAGYPPVAVVLAVTATVHAGLAAAAAYRTDDAARTRSLLRTELVTATGAWTEMASLGAAGLLADRTLRRLATFESQQNRHAVAAARLAASARAVTATAMPLALVLAARSGATVAALAFVALLATGVLANGERLLPAAITWTQARQARKRLASIGEEGPARPPAAATFRTSFDLRGLTVSGYRLPETPTRAARQIRFTVTAGQTLVVTGASGSGKTTLLTSVAAALQRQPSAGVVTAVLADDYLFTGTVASNIRLAHPAATDADITDLLTDTALDRARLDPQTSTGVGGRGLSGGEQRRLHIARALATQPDVLLIDEPTTGLDPATAEHLLTGIRRRLPHVVLVMAIHDTPGARPGETPDSTWSRLSLDQIQLGDS from the coding sequence ATGAAGACCAGCGCCCTCGCCGCTGCCGGACTGGCCCTCGCCGTCCTGGCCGAGGCGTGCTCGATCGGGCTCCTCGCGCTCTCCGGATGGTTCATCGCCGCATCGGCCGTTGCCGGAGCCGCCGGATACAGCGCCTTCTCCTACCTGGCCCCCAGCGGCGGCGTACGCGCGTTCGCGGTGGGCCGGATCGCGGCGAACTACGCCAACCGCGTCGTCCTGCACGCCGCGGCGCTGCGCCGGATCAGCACCGCCCGAATCGCCTTCTACGACCGCGCTGCCGGATCCGGTGCGACCGCCTGGTCCGGCCAATCCCTCGACCGGGTCATGTCCGACGCCGACACCACCGGCATGGCGCTCATCCAAGCCGCCGCACCCGCGGTCTGCGCCGCGACGATGACCGCGGGTGGTTGCCTCGCGATCGTGCTCGCCGGCTACCCGCCCGTGGCCGTGGTTCTCGCCGTGACGGCAACCGTCCACGCCGGACTCGCCGCCGCCGCGGCGTACCGGACCGACGACGCGGCCCGAACCCGGAGCCTGCTGCGCACCGAACTGGTCACCGCTACCGGCGCCTGGACCGAGATGGCGTCGCTGGGCGCCGCCGGCCTACTCGCCGACCGCACCCTGCGGCGCCTGGCCACCTTCGAGAGCCAGCAGAACCGGCATGCGGTGGCGGCCGCCCGCCTCGCCGCCAGCGCCCGCGCCGTCACCGCCACCGCCATGCCGCTCGCCCTCGTGCTCGCCGCACGGAGCGGCGCCACCGTCGCGGCGCTGGCCTTCGTCGCGCTGCTCGCCACCGGCGTGCTGGCCAACGGCGAACGCCTGCTGCCCGCCGCCATCACCTGGACCCAGGCCCGGCAAGCCAGGAAACGCCTCGCGTCGATCGGCGAAGAAGGGCCGGCCAGACCGCCGGCAGCGGCAACCTTCCGTACCTCGTTCGACCTCCGCGGCCTGACCGTATCCGGATACCGCCTGCCCGAGACACCGACGCGGGCGGCGCGCCAGATCCGGTTCACCGTCACCGCCGGCCAAACCCTGGTCGTGACCGGCGCGTCCGGCAGCGGCAAGACCACGCTGCTCACCAGCGTCGCCGCCGCCCTACAGCGGCAACCGTCAGCCGGAGTGGTCACCGCCGTACTGGCCGACGACTACCTGTTCACCGGCACGGTCGCCAGCAACATCCGGCTGGCCCATCCCGCCGCGACCGACGCCGACATCACGGACCTGCTCACCGACACGGCATTGGACCGCGCCCGGCTCGATCCGCAGACCAGCACCGGAGTAGGCGGACGCGGCCTATCCGGAGGCGAACAGCGTCGCCTGCACATCGCCCGCGCCCTCGCCACCCAACCCGACGTGCTCCTCATCGACGAACCAACCACCGGCCTCGACCCCGCAACCGCCGAACACCTCCTCACCGGGATACGCCGCCGCCTTCCCCACGTGGTACTCGTCATGGCCATCCACGACACACCCGGCGCCCGGCCCGGGGAAACCCCGGACTCCACCTGGTCGAGACTGTCGCTGGACCAGATCCAACTGGGCGACAGCTGA
- a CDS encoding MerR family DNA-binding protein — protein MLQNLGFTLDEIIEMLHAHDTGTATCDSEQWRLESALDRIDTKIAELRRTRRLITTTIQECRTGHCRFAAQSADGWQIAHRDRHTAG, from the coding sequence ATGCTGCAAAACCTCGGCTTCACCCTCGACGAGATCATCGAGATGCTGCACGCCCACGACACCGGCACCGCCACCTGCGACAGCGAACAGTGGCGACTCGAAAGCGCCCTCGACCGCATCGACACCAAGATCGCCGAACTGCGCCGCACCCGCCGGCTGATCACCACCACGATCCAGGAATGCCGCACCGGACACTGCCGCTTCGCCGCTCAGTCGGCTGATGGTTGGCAGATTGCTCACCGTGACCGCCACACCGCAGGATGA
- a CDS encoding cytochrome d ubiquinol oxidase subunit II, with product MTTVWFGLILLCLLMYVVLDGYDLGIGIATLAERDARYRHEMLEQVAQAWDGNETWLVLLAVALWAGFPAAFGTILPHAYLPLIVMLFSLVVRGVSVEMASQSHPAPRWETAFGVASLTAALSQGAAAGTLTGAIGGFSALSALTVTCGYLALGYAYTKWKTTGRLRARAGRRGTITAVLATVLAAACLVAVNVTAAPPHLHDPARTVAAGGLLLIAAAGVAATLATLRRGSPHDGLPLVGLVTAVVTVAIALVVTRYPALTPDLTLADAAAPHHTMAFLAVGIGLNVPLILYYTWFAHHTFHGKLGGTHGN from the coding sequence ATGACCACCGTGTGGTTCGGGCTCATCCTGCTGTGCCTGCTGATGTACGTCGTCCTCGACGGGTACGACCTGGGCATCGGCATCGCCACCCTGGCCGAACGCGACGCCCGGTACCGGCACGAGATGCTCGAACAGGTCGCTCAAGCCTGGGACGGCAACGAGACCTGGCTGGTCCTGCTCGCGGTGGCCCTGTGGGCCGGGTTCCCGGCGGCGTTCGGCACCATCCTCCCGCACGCCTACCTTCCGCTGATCGTCATGCTGTTCTCCCTCGTGGTGCGCGGGGTCAGCGTGGAGATGGCCTCCCAATCCCATCCCGCGCCCCGATGGGAGACAGCGTTCGGGGTCGCGTCGCTGACCGCCGCGCTGTCGCAAGGCGCCGCCGCCGGCACCCTGACCGGCGCCATCGGCGGGTTCTCGGCACTGTCCGCGCTGACGGTGACCTGCGGGTACCTGGCCCTCGGCTACGCATACACCAAGTGGAAGACAACCGGGCGGCTGCGGGCGCGGGCGGGACGCCGCGGCACGATCACCGCGGTGCTGGCGACGGTGCTGGCTGCGGCGTGCCTGGTCGCCGTCAACGTCACCGCCGCGCCGCCGCACCTACACGACCCGGCGCGGACCGTCGCCGCCGGTGGGCTGCTGCTGATCGCCGCGGCCGGGGTGGCGGCGACCCTGGCGACCCTGCGGCGGGGCTCCCCGCACGACGGCCTGCCGCTGGTCGGCCTGGTGACCGCCGTGGTGACGGTTGCCATCGCCCTCGTCGTGACCCGCTACCCGGCGCTGACGCCCGATCTGACGCTCGCGGACGCGGCGGCGCCGCACCACACCATGGCGTTCCTGGCGGTCGGGATCGGGCTCAACGTGCCGCTGATCCTCTACTACACCTGGTTCGCCCACCACACCTTCCACGGAAAGCTCGGAGGCACCCATGGCAACTAG
- a CDS encoding MFS transporter, translating into MTVTHPSRQSELHPVGVFFLLAGAFLPIMDFFITNVALPSIDASLHASTSSLELVIAGYGVAYAALLVLGGRLGDRYGRRRLFLGALAGFVLASLACGLAPTVGVLIAARIAQGATAALLIPQVLATFHHTLEHERKARALALYGATSGIAAVVGQLVGGLLVSADIAGTGWRPIFLVNVPIGLVVLVVAARIVPNTRSPHPVGVDGVGTVLFAATLTAVLVPLTEGHSLGWPWWIWLLLAVAAVLAVATYLVEKRSERRGEVPLLPPSLLRLPSMSRGLVMVFAFSAGFGAFMFVFALMVQDGLHADALHGGLAILPMAVLFLAGSMLAPRLIGRFGRAALSAGAVIQIAGLAALVTVVVQDWPHVSLWAMAGPLALVGGGQSMLFAGLFRSVLADVPAHLGGVGSGALITLQQSGLALGVATLGTLYLALAPHGVPHAFAMVESVHIAIVALLAVGAGLLPRFTTAVATMPLAEA; encoded by the coding sequence ATGACCGTCACCCATCCGTCGCGGCAGAGCGAGTTGCACCCGGTGGGAGTGTTCTTCCTGCTGGCGGGCGCGTTCCTGCCGATCATGGACTTCTTCATCACCAACGTGGCGCTGCCGAGCATCGACGCCTCGCTGCACGCGTCGACGTCTTCGCTGGAGCTGGTGATCGCGGGGTACGGCGTCGCGTACGCGGCGCTGCTCGTCCTCGGCGGCCGGCTGGGGGACCGCTACGGCCGGCGCCGGCTGTTTCTCGGCGCGCTCGCCGGCTTCGTTCTCGCTTCGCTGGCCTGCGGTCTGGCCCCAACCGTCGGGGTACTGATCGCGGCCCGGATCGCGCAGGGCGCGACGGCCGCGCTGCTCATCCCGCAGGTGCTGGCGACCTTCCACCACACCCTGGAGCACGAGCGCAAGGCGCGGGCGCTGGCCCTGTACGGCGCAACCTCGGGCATCGCCGCGGTCGTCGGGCAACTGGTGGGCGGGCTGCTGGTCAGCGCCGACATCGCCGGCACCGGGTGGCGGCCCATCTTCCTGGTCAACGTGCCGATCGGCCTGGTGGTACTCGTGGTGGCGGCCCGGATCGTGCCCAACACCCGGTCCCCGCACCCGGTGGGCGTCGACGGGGTCGGCACGGTGCTGTTCGCCGCCACCCTCACCGCGGTGCTGGTACCGCTGACCGAGGGGCATTCGCTGGGCTGGCCGTGGTGGATCTGGCTGCTGCTCGCCGTCGCGGCCGTGCTCGCCGTGGCCACGTACCTCGTGGAGAAGCGGTCCGAGCGGCGCGGCGAGGTGCCGTTGCTGCCGCCGTCGCTGCTGCGCCTGCCATCGATGTCCCGCGGCCTGGTCATGGTGTTCGCCTTCAGCGCCGGCTTCGGCGCGTTCATGTTCGTCTTCGCACTGATGGTGCAGGACGGCCTGCACGCCGACGCCCTGCACGGCGGCCTGGCGATTCTTCCCATGGCCGTGCTGTTCCTAGCCGGCTCGATGCTCGCGCCGCGCCTGATCGGCCGCTTCGGCCGGGCCGCGCTGTCCGCGGGCGCGGTCATCCAGATCGCCGGCCTCGCCGCACTGGTGACGGTCGTCGTCCAGGACTGGCCGCACGTGAGCCTATGGGCGATGGCCGGGCCGCTGGCCCTGGTCGGCGGCGGGCAGTCGATGCTGTTCGCCGGGCTGTTCCGCAGCGTGCTGGCCGACGTGCCCGCCCACCTCGGCGGCGTCGGCAGCGGAGCGCTGATCACCCTGCAGCAAAGCGGTCTCGCCCTCGGCGTGGCCACCCTCGGCACCCTCTACCTCGCCCTGGCACCGCACGGCGTCCCACACGCCTTCGCCATGGTCGAGTCCGTGCATATCGCCATCGTCGCCCTGCTCGCCGTCGGCGCTGGCCTGCTACCGCGCTTCACCACGGCCGTCGCCACCATGCCCCTGGCCGAAGCCTGA
- a CDS encoding ATP-binding cassette domain-containing protein encodes MTAEQWLTGAAEPGLRRLRLAAGCQLLETIFTVVQWTGLAWVARDVLRGGRPSGLGLGVLLAGGLLAAGAAWSATRWQAAGRRRIAHAIRRRLVAAVLPTGQRRAEPDPATAALAAVELTDDIADHHAQTIPQRLSAPACMAVILLTTAAVQWPAAVILLLASLLVPLNMRLAGLLAKEGADERAAATTHLAAVVLDSFRGLPTLRGIGALTRRRTELAHTAADLNTTTMAVVRRALLSAAVMEVVVTFCIAANATYIGLSLLGYVRLDLAPGMTLFRGLLTLLLCPLYFQPMRAAATGYHSRQRALSAVPVISGLLEAAEAGTEPVRYQRERPAPVGAVTVVLDDLWFRYPGVEAPVLHDVNLTVHTGSWTVVAGPSGAGKTTLLSLIAGTRPPSRGTVRWLTPGGSSPPRLGTCAWIGQQTVLLPGTVADNIRVARPGAGRAEINRAVAAAGLDDVVARLPQGLDTPLGEGGFGLSTGEARRVAIARAYLSGAGLWILDEPTAHLDPETEARVIAALRRATRRRTVIVATHSAALAHTADLLLELADGSVHPVREATRV; translated from the coding sequence ATGACGGCTGAACAGTGGCTCACCGGCGCGGCGGAACCGGGCCTTCGCCGGCTGCGGCTGGCCGCCGGCTGCCAGCTGCTGGAGACGATCTTCACCGTCGTGCAGTGGACGGGGTTGGCGTGGGTCGCGCGCGACGTGCTCCGCGGCGGGCGACCGAGCGGGCTCGGACTGGGTGTCCTGCTCGCCGGAGGGCTGCTCGCGGCCGGGGCGGCGTGGAGCGCGACACGCTGGCAGGCGGCTGGACGCCGCCGGATCGCCCACGCCATCCGGCGGCGCCTTGTGGCGGCCGTGCTGCCCACCGGGCAGCGGCGCGCCGAACCGGACCCGGCAACGGCCGCGCTCGCGGCCGTCGAATTGACCGACGACATCGCCGACCACCACGCCCAGACCATTCCCCAACGGCTGTCCGCACCCGCCTGCATGGCCGTCATCCTCCTGACCACCGCGGCCGTACAGTGGCCGGCCGCGGTGATCCTGCTCCTGGCGAGCCTGCTCGTCCCGCTGAACATGCGACTGGCCGGCCTGCTCGCCAAGGAAGGCGCGGACGAGCGGGCAGCCGCCACCACCCATTTGGCCGCCGTCGTCCTCGACAGCTTCCGCGGCCTGCCCACCCTGCGCGGCATCGGGGCACTGACCCGACGGCGCACCGAACTCGCCCACACCGCCGCCGACCTGAACACCACCACCATGGCGGTCGTACGGCGGGCGCTGCTGTCCGCAGCGGTGATGGAGGTCGTGGTCACCTTCTGCATCGCGGCCAATGCGACGTACATCGGGCTGTCCCTGCTCGGCTACGTCCGGCTGGACCTCGCACCCGGGATGACCCTGTTCCGCGGCCTGCTCACGCTGCTGCTGTGCCCGCTGTACTTCCAACCGATGCGCGCCGCCGCCACCGGATACCACAGCCGGCAGCGGGCCCTGTCAGCCGTACCGGTGATCAGCGGTCTGCTCGAGGCAGCCGAAGCGGGGACCGAACCGGTGCGGTACCAGCGCGAACGACCTGCACCCGTCGGAGCGGTCACCGTCGTCCTCGACGACCTCTGGTTCCGCTATCCCGGCGTCGAAGCGCCGGTCCTGCACGACGTGAACCTGACCGTCCACACAGGATCATGGACGGTCGTGGCCGGACCGTCCGGCGCCGGCAAGACCACGCTGCTGTCCCTGATCGCCGGGACTCGCCCGCCGAGCCGGGGAACAGTGCGGTGGCTCACCCCCGGCGGATCGTCGCCGCCGCGGCTGGGCACCTGCGCCTGGATCGGTCAGCAGACGGTGCTGCTGCCCGGCACCGTCGCCGACAACATCCGCGTCGCGCGGCCGGGCGCCGGCCGGGCCGAGATCAACCGGGCGGTCGCCGCGGCCGGGCTGGACGACGTCGTCGCCCGGCTGCCACAAGGACTGGACACGCCGCTAGGGGAAGGCGGTTTCGGACTGTCCACAGGGGAGGCGCGACGGGTCGCGATCGCCCGCGCGTACCTCAGCGGCGCCGGGCTCTGGATCCTCGACGAGCCGACCGCGCACCTCGACCCCGAGACGGAGGCAAGGGTCATCGCCGCGCTGCGCCGCGCAACCCGTCGCCGTACCGTCATCGTGGCAACGCACTCGGCGGCCCTGGCCCACACCGCGGACCTGTTGCTCGAGCTCGCCGATGGGTCCGTCCATCCGGTGCGGGAGGCGACGCGGGTATGA
- a CDS encoding MFS transporter — MTATPQDEPTAAAEPASGGSWLTRGVAGIGSASLLADVGHEVPTALLPSLLTSTLGAPAAALGVIEGVSDALAGGARFVGGAIADDPGRRRRVAVGGYTTTAVLASLTGAATQVWQVGVLRAGAWATRGLRVPARNALLADVVHPSAYGRAYGFERMMDNLGAIFGPLLALGLVAAVGTRWAIGLSVIPGLLAAAAIVYAIHHAPRAEQRDRVPLRIRVRPVLHGQLGRLLAAVAAFEVGNVAATLLILRATELLTPGRGTDAATVVALVLYAGYNVAATAASLPAGRLADRFGPTGPVRVLTAGVALFAAAYAGFAAAGDNLPVLALAFIAAGLAIGCVETAQHSAVAALAPAHLRGSAFGLLATIQAAGNLAASAVAGILWTAVSATAAFGYLTAWMLIALAVLAFNHPGPGANSSAIP, encoded by the coding sequence GTGACCGCCACACCGCAGGATGAGCCCACCGCCGCGGCCGAGCCCGCGAGCGGCGGCTCCTGGCTGACGCGCGGCGTCGCCGGGATCGGCAGCGCCAGCCTGCTCGCCGACGTCGGTCACGAGGTGCCCACCGCCCTGCTGCCCAGCCTGCTCACCTCCACCCTCGGCGCACCCGCCGCCGCCCTTGGCGTCATCGAGGGCGTCTCCGACGCGCTTGCCGGCGGCGCCCGCTTCGTCGGCGGCGCTATCGCCGACGACCCGGGCCGGCGCCGCCGCGTCGCGGTCGGCGGGTACACCACCACCGCCGTGCTCGCCTCGCTCACCGGCGCCGCGACGCAGGTGTGGCAGGTAGGCGTTCTGCGCGCCGGAGCCTGGGCTACTCGAGGGCTGCGGGTACCCGCCCGTAACGCCCTGCTCGCCGACGTGGTCCACCCCTCCGCCTACGGCCGGGCGTACGGGTTCGAGCGGATGATGGACAACCTGGGCGCGATCTTCGGCCCGCTGCTCGCCCTCGGCCTGGTCGCCGCCGTCGGCACCCGCTGGGCGATCGGCCTGTCCGTCATCCCCGGTCTGCTCGCCGCTGCCGCGATCGTCTACGCCATCCACCACGCCCCCCGCGCCGAGCAGCGCGACCGGGTACCGCTACGCATCCGCGTCCGCCCCGTGCTGCATGGTCAGCTCGGCCGGCTCCTGGCCGCTGTCGCCGCGTTCGAGGTCGGCAACGTCGCGGCGACGCTGCTCATCCTGCGCGCCACCGAACTGCTCACCCCTGGTCGAGGCACCGACGCGGCGACCGTTGTCGCGCTCGTCCTCTACGCCGGCTACAACGTCGCAGCCACCGCCGCGTCGCTGCCCGCCGGCCGCCTCGCCGACCGGTTCGGACCCACCGGACCGGTGCGGGTGCTCACCGCCGGGGTGGCGCTGTTCGCCGCCGCATACGCCGGCTTCGCCGCCGCCGGAGACAACCTGCCCGTGCTGGCCCTGGCGTTCATCGCCGCCGGCCTGGCCATCGGCTGCGTCGAAACCGCGCAACACTCCGCCGTCGCCGCGCTCGCACCCGCTCACCTGCGCGGGTCGGCGTTCGGACTGCTCGCCACCATCCAAGCGGCAGGCAACCTCGCTGCCAGCGCCGTCGCCGGCATCCTGTGGACTGCCGTGTCTGCAACGGCGGCGTTCGGCTACCTCACCGCGTGGATGCTGATCGCGCTCGCCGTTCTGGCCTTCAACCACCCTGGTCCTGGCGCCAACTCGTCAGCTATTCCTTGA